CTTCAACTGGTTCATGCATGTGCACTACTTGTATATCCTAGTTTCACACGCTCTATGTCTAGTACGCAATAGTTTTTTTGAAACGGAATCTAGTACGCAATAGTATGTATAGCTTAAAGTGTGTCATTGATCTTGCAAGTATTTTTTGTCGTGTTTTTCGTCAGGATTAAAATAATCAAGAAAATGATAATATATCCAACAGTATCCTCGCTGTTTCTCCACTTTCCATGACAAAGGTGCATGCATGAGAAACTATCTTGTGCCGTGACTGAGCCTGAACTCGAATGGAACTTAACAAAAATGCAGTGGGGCCCTTTCAAGGAGTAGAGATGGCACTGTGGCCTTGTACAGCCTCCACGACAAATAATGCATGAGAAACTATTACTATGTGTATGTGTTGTGCTCCATAATTCATTAAAATTTTAGTTAAAACCTTCGCAAGCAAcataaggaaaaagaaaaaaatttaaaTGCGCATCCAGGGAATCGAACCCTGGTCAGTACCGTGGGAGGGTACTATGATACCACTACACCAGATGCGCTGCTCTGTCTTTGCTGAACAGGGTATATTTGTTATAGTTTCAGGTGAGCAATACAATATGAGACATATTTTTTTTTTTGAGCATTACAATATGAGACATAGGAAGGTACGAACTTGACTCAGCTTTGTTTATACCTGTCTGTAAATTTTAATGAAAAGGTGTACTCtggaaataaaaaaaatcctaGTGTCCTAGAACAAAGGTAACTTTTTTTAAGTATCATTTCTCTTAAGAAGCTACATAACTTGACTTTGCCTTTTCTTCATGAAAACCATACATGATACATGTACATAGATTCAGATTTTGACATCAAGAAAATCAAAGTTTCACTTCGGGCGCGTGGGGCTTTAGTTGATAGCTCGCATCAGGGCTTATCCATATAGATGCATACATGAGAAACTTGCACTACCGGATCGCATTGAGAGTAACAAACCTAACTACTCCATATCGCACGCAATTCTGAGGCATCCAGAGCATCTTGTGCTTCAACACCTGAAGCAGGGCACCTCCACCAAGAAAACTTGTGCTGTGTACTACAAAAATTCTCCATTCGAATTTGTATAAGAAACAAAAACAGCGCAAGACCGGTGAATGCAAGACACTAGGTTGCTGTTATCCTTATTCACCACCTTCAGCATTAAGAAAGCAGCAATGCAAGCTTGCAGCAGCCCTCGCTTTTGGCAGGCAATAATGTTCACCAATCAAAACGATTAGCAACAGAGTCAAACAGTATCAAAAGGGTGCACAGCCTGTTAAGTACAATCTTAGAGTTTACATTATATTTTCCTAATACGCCAGCCATGATGAATTGCTTCCTAAAGTGGCCAATGCGCATCCAGGGTTACAATCTTCTGAACAAGGTACCAGCACCCACAAGCTTCAGTACCAGAGATATCAGGTAATTTGTCCCGACAATGAACGCCGACTGACAAGAACAAAAAGCCCAAATCAAGGGCGTGGGTAGCTAGGGGGGTCCCATGGTCCAGCCCCCGTACCGTGGCGCCTGTCTGTGTAGGTATTATAGCCGCTGTCGTACATGCCTTGCAGGCCCATCCCAGGAGGTGGTCCGTAAGCTCCATAGCCGCTGACCCCTAAAAGTGTGTATTAAACATACCGGTTAGCCACAACTGATTTTCAGTGACTTGGATGCAAGTGAGGGAATGAAACCTACTAGGTGGTGGTGCCCTTCTCTTCTCAATTTCAGCCCTAAGCTTCTCAGACTCCTGAGCCATACTCACAAGATCCTTCTCCACTGCCTGCACCTGTGCCATCAGCTCTGGCTTTGCATTCTTCTCATAATCAAGAGCCGCCCTGCAGTGATCTTAATAGTTAGCTGCTACTccactaaaataaaataaaaggggggGAATTCATCGAAATACTAAAATAAATTCCTCGTGGGGCCACCAACTTAGACTCAACATGCTGTGTCTACTGTAGCAGAAACATAAACCAGGATGGTTCAATACCTAGCACGAATTAGTTCCTGCCGCAGATCATCACGTTCAGCTATCATGGCAGGTATGCGCTGGTTTTCAGAGCTCTGTTGCTCAAGCTCCTTTGTCAGACCCTGCACCTTTGCGTTGAGCTCTTGCCTCAAAGACTCTAGCGAGCCTGCTTCAGATCGTAGCTGAAGGGCATCCTGCCTAAGGGGTTCTAAAGAGCGTAGCTCAGCTTCCAGCTTCAGATTCCTCTGAGTCAGCTCCCTCGATTCAAGTTCTTTCTCAGCACGGAGCTTAGGTATAACCTGACTTGAGGAATGGAGATCTTCTTTCAAACGAGACATTGTTTGCCTGAGTCCAACAATTTCATCCACCAGATGTTGGTTGTCGTCACGGATTCTGCGGAGCTCACCACGGCGGCTAGACAGCTCTCCCTCGAAGCGCCGTGGTGAGACAGACCTTTCTCGTGCAAGACGAGGAGGAGGGCCATCACGAAACACTCGTGGTTCCTCATAGTACTCGCGACCTATGCGCTGTCTCCCTGCCATTTATAGCCCTGTAAAGAATAACCAGAATGTTAGACAAGAGAATAAGAGCTCAAGCGCCAGAACTGATTTTTAAAACCACATAAGTGGCTGGTTTACTGTTTGGTTTGTTTAGTGAAACATGACGTATTCCACTATGTATTTGTCCAATGATTTCGTTTTCTGATGTTATTACTTAAAAAAGAACATCCGACACACAAGTGTGTTGCCATAAATGAAACAACTTACACACAGTCCCTCAGTCGCCTGTCTCAATTTCAAACTGTGAATGGTTGTCAACTTGGCACTAAGAATGCCGCTAATTGATATTTTAACATTTCGGCACAAGCCTGGCAAATCCGAGAAGTGTTGGCCGTTGGATATTCTCTTCACTATATCAGGTGTTGCCACATGTACGTACTATCTAGAATATTCCACGCTTTGTCTTAAGCACAATACATAATATGCACAAACCTCAGAAAagacacttctcctttgttctagaatccggTACTTTAATTATCCAACATTTTCTCCTCTTAAAGAATCGAGTTTTGTTTTCAGTTTAATATTTAATGCAAAGTATGCACAAGACACATACACTTCTCATTTATTCAAGACTCTTCCATACCTTAGTTCTCCTATGTTTTCCTTCCAAAAGAATTAGCATTATTTTTACTTTCTGATTTTTGATTTGGTCCACGCAATGGTAGAATCTCCTGAAGTACATTCACTTTTGCAGATGGAGTACATAGgtatttttatatatttcaaatgTCTTTTTCTTGTTAAACAAACCGGAATGTTAGACAAGAGAATACAAACTCAAGCGCAGAAATGATTTTTAGAACCACGTAAGTGGTTGGTTTCCCCTTCGATAAACTACTTGTCTCATTGGGAAAACCCTCTTATGGAGAACTAGATTCCATATTGGAGTTGACTTGGCTAAATTAGCGATTTTATCGATCTGCTGCGGCTTTTCAAATCCACTCTAACCGATCTATGTTAATTATGGAATACCGCCTACCCTTAGAAAATAATATTGTCCTTGTACTTGCTCTCTCATTCCTGGGAGTCCTTTAAGGGTACCAGGTCTTGAAACCCCTCCATTTTAGGTCGAGCTCAGGAAAGAATTTATGGAAGTCATATCTGCGAGATAAGCCTCTGACAGCTCCATATTGATTTTTTCCAAGTTTTCTTTCAGAAGAAGTGGGACCATTTTGCATTGAAACTTGGTATGGTTTGTTTGGTGAAACTTAACATATTCCACTACGTATTTGTCCTTAACTAAGAAGCACCTATACGGGGATACAGACACAGTTATACAAGTACAGGGACACGAGGTACGGCAATTTTAAAAAACAACCATTCGGGGATACAGCAGGATATACAAGTATTGAGAAAAATAAACAGCATATAGTAAAGATATGGTAATAAATTTTAGATGAAAGATTGTTTAGTTGCTGCGGGACATATGTTGCCTCATTTTTAGATGCAAGTTTAGTTAGTACAGGACCCTCCACTCAGAGCCCACATAAGGCCCAATTCCAGAAAACCCTACCTACACAAGTCAGCACCTCCAGCCATTCCCCATCCCGTGCCCCTCTTTCCTCCAGCCACCTAAGAATTGTAGAGAGGAGATGAGACGACCGCTCCGCCACCTGTACCTTCTTGCTCATCGGCGGCTAACCTTCCAATCCACCCAAATCTTCTTCCTTGCCAGCGGCTGCAGTCTCCACCGTCCTCCCTGCCCGGAGCTTTTTCCTCGTCGGCGGCCGTCTTGCCTTCTACCTTTCTGCCTGGATCTTCTTCCTTGCTAGCAACCATTGTGGTTGCCTGCTCGAGCATGGTAGCCGAGAGCTAGGCAGTGGTGTGGTCGCTGGAGGCTGGCTCCCGAGTGCCCACCATACTGCGACATATCCCaatttgtttctcttttttttattgagAGAAGATGGGATACTGCAGGATACGCGTATCCCGGCGTATCCATGCATGTCCCCGTGCCCCCCATACTAGGAAACCAATATGGCAGTTTCTGCCATATCCATGCTTTGTAGGTCCTTAATTATTTGGTTTCCTGATTATTATTTTTCAAAAAATAACATCCGACACACCAGTGCATTGCCATAAATGGAACAACTGACACACAGAGTAAGTGCCTGTCTCGATTTCAAATTGTTAATGGTTATCGACTTGGTAGTAAGATTGGCATTAACTGCATTGACATTTTTAATGTGTCTGCACAAGACAGATACCGCTCGCTTCTGAAGAATGCATAACTAGCGGACATTTAAGGAAACTTAACCTCCACCTCATCCAACCTCTGAAGACAGCAACGATTACTTCTTCTGAGCTTAGTGATCACTAGAAACAGGCTTATGGATTGCAGCGGAAATAAGCTACAACGGGGGATAGCTCCGAGGAGTTGTTTTTCATATTCTTTTCGTCTTACTGAATTTGGAGCTTCTTTTCCGTGCTAACTAGTGTACAGTCTACAATGTTCCTGAACTTAAATCACATTCGTCTGTTAGATAATTTCGTTTTTTCCACTGTTCAACCACAGAAATAAGAAATAATAACTAAATTCTGAGCAAAGCAGATCATCAATTGTTTCCTGTTTTGAGATAAACAACATGGCAGACAGCATCAGTGGCTCGGCGACATCCCGGCATCGACGACATCTCAAAATCACacgcagcagaacagctctgcatcGACGAAAACTGAANNNNNNNNNNNNNNNNNNNNNNNNNNNNNNNNNNNNNNNNNNNNNNNNNNNNNNNNNNNNNNNNNNNNNNNNNNNNNNNNNNNNNNNNNNNNNNNNNNNNNNNNNNNNNNNNNNNNNNNNNNNNNNNNNNNNNNNNNNNNNNNNNNNNNNNNNNNNNNNNNNNNNNNNNNNNNNNNNNNNNNNNNNNNNNNNNNNGGCGGAGGTCACCTTGGGAGAAGGGGAGCGCGACGGCGGGGTCGAGGAAGGGGGCGACTGTCGGCTCGGAGTAGGTGGCCGCGGGGACGGCGGACTCGGGGGAGGGCGACGGTGAGCtcgtggcagtggacggcggtggGGTCGGAGTCGGGAGGGCGGTGATCTCGTGGGAGCAGCCGCTGGGCGCGGCGGGGGGGCGGGGGTGAGAACGACGGCGACGGCGGAGCGGCGTcgtgtggcggctagggttagggtgtgTGGGTGCGGGGAGCTCTCAGGGGAATGGGCCGTCTCTCTGCTCACCTCGAGGACGCGTATTTCCGTTTTCTTTTCCCCTCGTGTCAAGAAAAAAAATACTGCTTC
The Triticum dicoccoides isolate Atlit2015 ecotype Zavitan chromosome 3A, WEW_v2.0, whole genome shotgun sequence genome window above contains:
- the LOC119270739 gene encoding protein FLX-like 3, whose amino-acid sequence is MAGRQRIGREYYEEPRVFRDGPPPRLARERSVSPRRFEGELSSRRGELRRIRDDNQHLVDEIVGLRQTMSRLKEDLHSSSQVIPKLRAEKELESRELTQRNLKLEAELRSLEPLRQDALQLRSEAGSLESLRQELNAKVQGLTKELEQQSSENQRIPAMIAERDDLRQELIRARAALDYEKNAKPELMAQVQAVEKDLVSMAQESEKLRAEIEKRRAPPPRVSGYGAYGPPPGMGLQGMYDSGYNTYTDRRHGTGAGPWDPPSYPRP